In Ruminococcaceae bacterium BL-4, one DNA window encodes the following:
- a CDS encoding conserved protein of unknown function (Evidence 4 : Unknown function but conserved in other organisms), which translates to MKIVIIGAGFLGGDYLIPGYQLLTSDLSKEVRAVKGSFENLEQREKELPFPLSAGNGREVLKQFQPQMIIFSPPPDQAKKIAENTIFPYCKERSKQRLPLPEIVSAIPGLSADWFSKKLELPISAAKIMPSMAEPIAGVEAGALGASFVSLSQNAGEDFRQRVQTLLSKTGEVFFLNDHDVISLLAVKISSHLWSNAAMDICDAAQACGQQISTQKIGSAVRFYHRKREANAPKSVYPCGEDGLPNWARYFLDSMENAWFSGLSQYTAKQELSISLEEAEQINHLSYEMNLLNVQLESREKLILNIKHHATSGGLLERGCMLYEETLSEPLKRAVGQAIRSSSPNEAFLFLQDEIGGITKAVRRHGMNLQ; encoded by the coding sequence ATGAAGATCGTTATTATAGGGGCGGGATTTCTTGGTGGAGATTATCTGATCCCCGGATATCAATTATTGACTTCAGACCTCTCGAAAGAGGTGCGTGCAGTAAAAGGCAGCTTTGAAAATCTGGAACAGCGCGAAAAGGAACTTCCTTTTCCTTTAAGTGCAGGAAACGGCCGCGAGGTTTTGAAACAATTTCAACCGCAGATGATTATTTTTTCTCCTCCACCGGATCAAGCAAAGAAAATTGCGGAGAATACTATTTTTCCGTATTGCAAAGAGCGGTCAAAGCAGAGATTACCTTTGCCGGAAATTGTTTCTGCGATTCCGGGACTTTCTGCAGACTGGTTTTCTAAAAAGTTAGAGCTTCCAATTTCTGCTGCAAAGATAATGCCTAGCATGGCGGAGCCCATCGCCGGTGTGGAAGCAGGTGCTTTGGGCGCAAGTTTCGTCTCTCTTTCTCAGAATGCAGGGGAAGATTTTCGGCAGAGAGTGCAGACCCTGCTTTCCAAAACCGGAGAAGTCTTTTTCCTCAATGACCACGATGTTATTTCACTTTTGGCAGTTAAGATCAGCAGTCATCTTTGGAGTAATGCGGCTATGGATATCTGTGATGCGGCACAGGCATGTGGACAGCAGATTTCCACCCAGAAAATTGGTTCTGCTGTGCGGTTCTATCATCGTAAAAGAGAAGCGAATGCACCGAAGTCTGTCTATCCGTGTGGAGAAGATGGTTTACCAAATTGGGCGCGTTATTTTCTCGATTCGATGGAGAACGCATGGTTTTCCGGACTTAGCCAATATACAGCAAAACAGGAGCTTTCGATTTCATTGGAAGAAGCTGAACAAATCAATCACTTGTCTTATGAGATGAATTTATTGAATGTACAGCTGGAATCAAGAGAAAAACTGATTTTAAACATCAAACATCATGCAACATCGGGTGGCCTTTTGGAAAGAGGCTGCATGCTCTATGAGGAAACTTTGTCCGAACCGCTAAAAAGAGCAGTGGGGCAGGCAATCAGAAGTAGTTCTCCGAATGAAGCGTTTTTGTTTTTGCAGGATGAGATTGGCGGGATTACCAAAGCAGTGCGAAGGCACGGAATGAATCTGCAATAA
- the patB gene encoding Cystathionine beta-lyase PatB: protein MNYHFDQVVDRRGSNSIKYDFTRELGKPQDILPMWVADMDFPSPPEVREALHKACDYGIFGYTQPKELYMEAVSNWFLKHHGFFPKAEWLVFSPGVVFGLSASVRAFTEPGDSVLIQQPVYYPFGKVVVNNGRKLVINELCLHNGHYEIDFKDFEEKIVKNHVKLFLLCSPHNPIGRVWKREELMRIGQICLAHQVLVVSDEIHCDFTYPGFSHMMFPSLSETFAQNCILCTAPSKTFNLAGLQVSNLFVPNESLRKKLDQEIKKTGYVGPNQLGTVACEAAYRYGDLWLKELSSYLKENLDFVRKYLAEKLPQIHLIEPEGTYLLWLDFRALKLSPSELDDFITKKARLWLDDGPIFGQGGEGFQRMNIACPRSILEIAMDRLKWAIDGLN from the coding sequence ATGAATTACCATTTTGACCAAGTGGTTGACCGGAGAGGAAGCAATTCCATTAAATACGATTTTACCAGGGAATTGGGAAAACCGCAGGATATACTTCCAATGTGGGTGGCAGATATGGATTTTCCTTCACCTCCGGAAGTTCGGGAAGCACTGCATAAAGCTTGTGATTATGGTATTTTTGGTTATACACAGCCAAAAGAGCTTTATATGGAAGCAGTTTCCAACTGGTTTCTCAAGCATCATGGATTTTTCCCAAAAGCGGAGTGGCTTGTCTTTTCGCCGGGCGTTGTATTTGGACTTTCTGCTTCGGTAAGAGCATTTACTGAACCTGGGGATTCTGTTTTGATTCAGCAGCCTGTTTACTACCCGTTTGGAAAAGTTGTTGTCAATAACGGTAGAAAACTTGTTATCAATGAATTGTGCCTTCATAACGGGCATTATGAGATTGATTTTAAAGATTTTGAAGAGAAAATTGTAAAAAATCATGTAAAGCTTTTTCTTCTCTGCAGTCCACATAATCCGATTGGACGTGTCTGGAAAAGGGAAGAATTAATGCGGATAGGGCAGATCTGCCTTGCACATCAGGTATTAGTCGTATCAGATGAGATTCACTGCGATTTTACTTATCCAGGATTTTCTCATATGATGTTTCCGTCGTTGAGTGAAACTTTTGCACAGAATTGTATTCTTTGTACGGCGCCGAGTAAAACCTTTAATCTTGCAGGGCTGCAGGTGAGCAATCTGTTCGTTCCGAATGAGTCCTTGAGGAAAAAGCTCGACCAAGAAATCAAAAAGACAGGCTATGTGGGGCCAAATCAGTTGGGCACAGTCGCCTGTGAGGCTGCTTATCGGTATGGAGACCTGTGGCTCAAAGAGTTGTCTTCCTATCTTAAAGAAAACCTTGATTTTGTGCGGAAATATCTTGCCGAAAAGCTGCCGCAGATCCATCTCATTGAGCCGGAAGGAACTTATTTACTTTGGCTTGATTTTCGTGCATTGAAGCTTTCGCCGTCTGAATTGGATGATTTTATTACAAAGAAAGCACGGTTGTGGTTAGATGATGGTCCAATCTTCGGACAGGGCGGAGAGGGCTTTCAGAGAATGAACATTGCTTGTCCTCGTTCCATTCTGGAAATAGCGATGGATCGTTTGAAATGGGCAATTGATGGATTAAATTAG
- the thiZ gene encoding Formylaminopyrimidine import ATP-binding protein ThiZ: MRESFLLKAENLSQEFSGTTILKDVNLYLAEGELICLLGVSGAGKTTLFNILSGLQMPKSGHVFLHEKEITGKAGHLAYMLQKDLLLPYRTVLDNAALPLLIRGETKTQAREKAAAFFSEFGISGTENKWPSQLSGGMRQRVALLRTYLSNDGAALLDEPFSALDTITKSAIHHWYLNVMEKIKLSTLFITHDINEAILLSDRIYILSGTPSTITAEIKIAEPRPRSNDFSLSSAFLDYKKQILSLLKLNGAS; encoded by the coding sequence ATGAGGGAATCATTTCTTTTAAAAGCGGAAAATCTCTCACAGGAATTTTCCGGCACAACGATTTTGAAAGATGTAAATCTCTATCTGGCAGAAGGTGAACTTATCTGCCTGCTTGGTGTTTCCGGTGCTGGAAAGACCACTCTGTTTAATATTTTATCCGGTCTTCAAATGCCCAAAAGCGGTCATGTCTTTCTGCACGAAAAAGAGATCACGGGAAAAGCCGGCCATCTTGCTTATATGCTGCAGAAAGATCTGCTTCTTCCTTATCGCACGGTGCTTGATAATGCAGCACTGCCTCTTTTAATCCGCGGCGAAACAAAAACACAAGCCAGAGAAAAAGCAGCCGCATTTTTTTCGGAGTTCGGAATTTCCGGTACGGAAAACAAATGGCCCTCTCAACTTTCAGGCGGGATGCGGCAGCGGGTTGCCCTCTTAAGGACCTATCTTTCAAATGATGGCGCTGCCCTCTTAGATGAGCCATTTTCAGCTTTAGATACGATTACCAAAAGTGCCATTCATCACTGGTATCTGAATGTGATGGAAAAGATCAAACTTTCCACCCTCTTTATCACCCATGATATTAATGAAGCCATCCTTCTTTCTGACCGTATTTATATTCTCTCTGGCACTCCATCCACCATTACCGCCGAAATAAAAATTGCTGAGCCACGGCCACGTTCCAATGATTTTTCACTGAGTTCTGCCTTTCTAGATTACAAAAAACAAATTTTGTCATTGCTAAAGCTCAACGGAGCATCATAA
- a CDS encoding Hydrolase, which produces MSYVPTVDEARKILEKYNQDAFHLRHGEIVSGVMGYFAKEYDPERVDFWRAVGMLHDLDFERWPEEHCVKSQELMKELDLDPELIRATASHGWGIRVDIEPKLMMEKVLYAVDELTGLIGAVALVRPSRSIMDMEPKSVKKKFKDVKFAAGCSRDVIRKGAEMLGWTMDELISKTLLAMKSLKETIPDL; this is translated from the coding sequence ATGTCTTATGTACCAACGGTTGATGAGGCCAGAAAGATTTTGGAAAAGTACAATCAAGATGCGTTCCATTTGCGGCATGGAGAAATCGTTTCGGGAGTCATGGGATATTTTGCAAAGGAATATGATCCTGAGCGAGTGGATTTTTGGCGTGCTGTGGGGATGCTCCATGATCTGGATTTTGAGCGCTGGCCGGAAGAACATTGCGTAAAAAGTCAGGAACTCATGAAAGAATTGGATCTGGATCCGGAATTGATTCGTGCAACGGCGAGTCATGGATGGGGAATCCGTGTGGATATTGAACCTAAATTGATGATGGAAAAGGTACTTTATGCGGTCGATGAGCTGACAGGTTTGATCGGTGCGGTTGCTCTTGTAAGACCCAGCCGCAGCATTATGGATATGGAACCGAAATCCGTCAAGAAAAAGTTTAAAGATGTAAAGTTTGCAGCCGGCTGTTCTCGGGATGTCATTCGAAAAGGTGCCGAAATGCTGGGTTGGACAATGGATGAATTGATCTCAAAGACACTCCTTGCGATGAAGAGTCTAAAAGAGACCATTCCGGATCTGTAA